The DNA sequence CCCTGCGGCGACCGCGCACCGTCGACGAGGCCGCGGAGCTGCTGCGCGCCGCCTCCTCGGCGCCCGGCGCCCGGCGCCGCGGCACGATCGCGCGCGGGCTGGGACGCTCCTACGGCGACGCCGCCCAGTGCGCGGGCGGCATTGTGCTCGACTGCGCCGACCTCGCCCCCGGCTTCCGGATCGAACCCGGAAGCGGGCGGGTCACCGCGGCCGCGGGAACCCCGCTCGGCGAGCTGATGGCGCGCCTGCTCCCGCTCGGCCTGTTCCTTCCCGTGGTGCCCGGCACCCGCCACGTCACCGTCGGCGGCGCGATCGGCGCCGACGTCCACGGCAAGAACCACCCGGCGGCCGGCTCCTTCGGCGCCCACCTGCACCGCCTGCGCCTGCTCACCCCCGACGGCGCGCACCGCGAACTCGCCCCCGACCGCGATCCGGAGCTGTTCTGGGCCACCGTCGGCGGCATGGGCCTGACCGGTGTCATCACCGAGGCCGAGTTCTCCGCCGTTCCCGTGGAGACCGCCGCCATGCGCGTCGACACCGACCGCGTGCCCGACCTGGACGCCGCGCTGGCGGCGATGAGCGCTGATTCCGGCGGCCGCCCCTCTCCCTACGCCGTCTGCTGGCTCGACCTGCTCGCCGGGGGCTCGGCCCTGGGCCGCGGCGTGCTCACCCGCGCACGGCACGCCTTGCCCGGCGAGCTGCCCCGCGCCCGGCGGCGCGACCCCCTGGCCTACGCGCCGCGCCCCGCGGCGGCCGTTCCGGCGCACGTTCCGCCGCGGCTGCTCAACTCCTGGAGCGTGCGCGCCTACAACGCCGCTTACCACGCCAAAGCGCCGCGGCGCGAGCGCGGACGCGTGCGGCCGCTGGCGTCCTTCTTCCACCCGCTGGACGTCGTGCGCGGCTGGAATCGGCTCTACGGGCCGCGCGGGCTCGTCCAATACCAGTTCGCGGTGCCCTTCGGCGCCGAGGATGCGCTGCGCCGCGTCGCCGCCGACCTCGCCCGCGCCGGGGCGCCCTCGTTCCTCGCCGTACTCAAGCGTCTGGGGCAGCCCGCCCCCGCCCCGCTGTCCTTCCCCGTCTGCGGCTGGACCCTGGCGCTGGACCTGCCGGCCGAACTGCCGGGGCTGGCGGGGCTGCTGCGCCGCCTGGACGAGCGGGTACTCGCTGCGGGCGGACGCCTGTACCTCGCCAAGGACAGCCGAGCCGCCGCCGAGACCGTGCACGCGATGTACCCGCGGCTAGCCGAATGGCGCACCGTGCGCGACCGCGCCGACCCCGACGGGGTGCTCACCTCCGACCTGGCGCGTCGCCTGGAGCTGTGCGGGCAGCCCGTCCCACACCGCCCGCCCGCATCCGGACAGCCCGATCGCGGCGCCGACGGTGCCCGATAGGATCCGCGCATGGAGCAGCCGCCGACCCCCGGCCCGCGCAAACGCGTCTCCGACGCCGAGCGCGAAGAAACCGCCAAGCACCTCGGGGACGCCTTCGCCGAAGGCCGCCTCGACCTGGAGGAGTTCGACCGCCGCAACACGGCCGCCCACGAGGCCGTCTTCGACGACGAGCTGCGCGACCTGGTCACCGACCTGCCCGCGCCGGGCGAGGGCGCGGCGACGCCGCACCGCCGCTCGCCTGCGGTCGAGGAGGACGTGGTGGAGCTCTTCACGGAGATGGCCACGCTGCGCCGCCGCGGCGACTGGGCGGTGCCCCGCAGACTGCGCGTCTCCTCGCGCTACGGCGGTGTCAGGCTGGACATGGGCGAGGCGACCATCCGGCATCCGGTCGTGGAGATCGAGCTTGCCGTCCACGCCGCCGGCACCCTCCTCGTCCTACCGGAGGGGGCTACCGCCAACGTGGACGAGCTGCGGACCAAGTACGCCAACGTGTACTCGAAGGTCGCGGCCGCGCCGCGGTCCGATGCCGTGCATTTCGTCGTGCGCGGCGAGACCTACGCCGGTTCCGTGCGCATCCGCTACGCGCGCGGGCGCAAGCGGTAACGCGTCCACGCCCTGTTCGGGACGTCCGCAGCCGCTGCTCCCGACGCCGATCCA is a window from the Streptomonospora litoralis genome containing:
- a CDS encoding FAD-binding protein; protein product: MTGTADGGALLTGWGRTAPTAATLRRPRTVDEAAELLRAASSAPGARRRGTIARGLGRSYGDAAQCAGGIVLDCADLAPGFRIEPGSGRVTAAAGTPLGELMARLLPLGLFLPVVPGTRHVTVGGAIGADVHGKNHPAAGSFGAHLHRLRLLTPDGAHRELAPDRDPELFWATVGGMGLTGVITEAEFSAVPVETAAMRVDTDRVPDLDAALAAMSADSGGRPSPYAVCWLDLLAGGSALGRGVLTRARHALPGELPRARRRDPLAYAPRPAAAVPAHVPPRLLNSWSVRAYNAAYHAKAPRRERGRVRPLASFFHPLDVVRGWNRLYGPRGLVQYQFAVPFGAEDALRRVAADLARAGAPSFLAVLKRLGQPAPAPLSFPVCGWTLALDLPAELPGLAGLLRRLDERVLAAGGRLYLAKDSRAAAETVHAMYPRLAEWRTVRDRADPDGVLTSDLARRLELCGQPVPHRPPASGQPDRGADGAR
- a CDS encoding DUF1707 SHOCT-like domain-containing protein, with translation MEQPPTPGPRKRVSDAEREETAKHLGDAFAEGRLDLEEFDRRNTAAHEAVFDDELRDLVTDLPAPGEGAATPHRRSPAVEEDVVELFTEMATLRRRGDWAVPRRLRVSSRYGGVRLDMGEATIRHPVVEIELAVHAAGTLLVLPEGATANVDELRTKYANVYSKVAAAPRSDAVHFVVRGETYAGSVRIRYARGRKR